One part of the Raphanus sativus cultivar WK10039 chromosome 7, ASM80110v3, whole genome shotgun sequence genome encodes these proteins:
- the LOC108827214 gene encoding zinc finger BED domain-containing protein RICESLEEPER 2-like produces MDSGGFPNLLSVDFETQGFIDAANAGQDRTRYDGSQASQSRRRRIIEVEEESDEDAMEDDYEPVRVRVSANAGRKKQHVQAEDDNGKGMSSKAHERKKQKGKGDHGGKGKPQKKKQKTADSEDESGDDDGGKSSTQKQRRQYSPVWQDFVVVTKKDGSQKAQCKHCKIEYAHDSHKNGTNVMRRHLLKCNLKATTGDIRQMALNAEAKLQARKYDHTVFRLMVAKCIIQHDLPFSYVEYERVRSTWKYLNADVKFISRNTAAKDVYKFYQTETNILKTELASLPGRISFTSDLWTAITHEGYMCLTAHYVDRDWKLKNKILVFCALPPPHTGFQLAMKILDEMKEWGIDKKVFSVTLDNATNNDSMQYILKSQLVLRNDLVCGGEFFHVRCSAHILNLIVQDGLKVIGSSLHKIRESIKFVTASESRELLFAKCVESVCITEKAGLLLDVTTRWNSTYKMIDIALKYRAAFGHLKIIDGKNYKFHPSEDEWRRLREMSDFLKPFDEITRLMSGSTYPTSNLYFMQVWKIQDWLTLNETSRDDVVRRMVIPMQEKFRKYWEEVSDIFAIATVFDPRLKLKLAEFCFGKVDKSSLEGKMKHLRDKLKTLFSAYENKDKSTSPSAETHEAAQDQVAEDEQSGNFSNYDDFFSFCKANVVVSGKSPLEMYLEEPPIDGKVFASLDILDYWKDNSKRFGALALMACDLLSIPITTVASESSFSIGARVLNKYRSRLLPKHVQALICSRNWLKGFEAYENEEDEEHVDDETLPSFESIVDEEDDD; encoded by the exons ATGGATTCTGGGGGTTTCCCAAACTTGTTGTCAGTAGATTTTGAGACACAAGGTTTTATTGATGCTGCAAACGCTGGACAGGATCGTACCAGATATGATGGATCACAAGCATCTCAGTCTCGTAGGAGAAGAATCATTGAAGTtgaagaagaatcagatgagGATGCAATGGAAGATGATTATGAACCAGTAAGAGTGAGGGTTTCTGCCAATGCTGGGAGAAAGAAACAGCATGTTCAGGCCGAGGATGATAATGGCAAAGGGATGTCATCTAAGGCACATGAGAGAAAGAAACAGAAGGGAAAGGGTGATCATGGTGGCAAAGGGAAGCCgcaaaagaagaaacagaagacTGCTGATTCTGAGGACGAGTcaggtgatgatgatggtggaaAGTCATCGACTCAAAAACAGAGGAGACAATACTCACCTGTGTGGCAAGATTTTGTAGTGGTTACTAAGAAAGATGGTTCTCAAAAGGCACAATGCAAGCACTGCAAAATTGAATATGCACATGACTCCCACAAGAACGGGACTAATGTTATGAGACGCCATCTACTGAAATGTAATCTTAAGGCTACGACGGGTGACATTCGTCAAATGGCGCTCAATGCAGAAGCAAAACTGCAAGCAAGGAAGTATGATCACACTGTTTTCCGTCTGATGGTAGCAAAGTGTATCATCCAGCATGATTTACCATTTTCATACGTTGAATATGAGAGGGTCAGATCTACTTGGAAGTACTTGAATGCAGATGTGAAGTTTATCAGTCGCAACACAGCTGCAAAAGATGTTTACAAGTTCTATCAGACTGAGACAAATATTCTGAAAACAGAATTGGCTAGTCTTCCGGGAAGGATTAGCTTTACTTCTGATTTGTGGACGGCAATCACACATGAAGGTTACATGTGTTTGACTGCACACTATGTAGACAGAGACTGGAAATTGAAGAACAAGATTCTTGTGTTTTGTGCTCTACCGCCTCCACATACAGGTTTTCAGTTAGCTATGAAGATTCTTGATGAAATGAAAGAATGGGGTATTGATAAAAAAGTGTTTTCAGTCACACTTGACAATGCTACAAATAATGATTCTATGCAATATATCTTGAAATCTCAACTTGTGCTGCGAAATGATTTGGTCTGTGGTGGAGAATTCTTTCATGTCAGATGTTCTGCGCATATCCTCAACCTTATTGTTCAAGATGGACTCAAAGTAATCGGCAGTTCATTGCATAAGATCAGAGAGAGTATCAAGTTTGTCACAGCATCTGAATCTCGCGAGCTGCTCTTTGCTAAGTGTGTTGAATCTGTATGTATTACAGAGAAGGCTGGGTTGCTTTTGGATGTTACCACACGATGGAATTCAACATATAAAATGATTGACATAGCCCTGAAGTATCGAGCAGCATTTGGTCATCTCAAAATTATTGATGGGAAGAACTACAAGTTTCACCCAAGCGAGGATGAATGGAGAAGACTGCGGGAGATGAGTGATTTCTTGAAGCCCTTTGATGAGATTACTCGCCTCATGTCAGGATCGACATATCCTACTTCCAACTTGTATTTCATGCAAGTATGGAAGATTCAAGACTGGCTGACATTAAATGAAACAAGTAGAGATGATGTTGTCCGAAGAATGGTCATACCGATGCAGGAAAAGTTTCGAAAGTATTGGGAAGAAGTCAGCGACATCTTTGCTATTGCTACAGTTTTTGATCCACGTCTGAAACTAAAACTTGCAGAGTTTTGTTTCGGTAAGGTTGACAAGAGTTCTTTGGAAGGAAAGATGAAACATTTGCGTGATAAACTGAAAACCTTGTTTAGCGCATACGAGAACAAGGACAAATCGACTTCTCCTTCTGCAGAAACACATGAAGCTGCTCAAGACCAAGTTGCAGAGGATGAACAAAGTGGAAATTTCAGCAACTATGAT GACTTCTTTTCATTCTGCAAAGCAAATGTTGTTGTCAGTGGGAAATCACCACTTGAGATGTACCTTGAAGAACCACCTATAGACGGGAAGGTGTTTGCGAGTTTGGATATCCTGGATTATTGGAAAGACAACTCGAAACGTTTTGGTGCTTTGGCTTTAATGGCGTGTGACCTTCTTAGCATTCCTATCACAACTGTGGCGTCTGAATCGTCTTTCAGCATTGGGGCTCGAGTGTTGAATAAATACAGAAGTCGTCTGCTACCTAAACATGTTCAAGCACTGATATGTAGTCGGAATTGGTTAAAGGGATTTGAAGCTTACGAAAACG aggaagatgaagaacatgTTGATGATGAGACATTACCATCCTTTGAATCCAttgttgatgaagaagatgacgaTTGA